The following proteins are co-located in the Chlorogloeopsis sp. ULAP01 genome:
- a CDS encoding phage holin family protein: MIGFLISIIVIAISLLIISKLPIGVEVDNPWIALIAGAIIGAFNGFWSLFPGWFRTTSAVVSLGLIPLIGSIIVFGLAAWLVEGFRLRWGIGSAIIGAIALSIVNSILLFILRQIGLVPVY, from the coding sequence ATGATTGGATTTCTCATTTCTATCATAGTCATAGCCATCAGTTTATTAATCATATCTAAGCTACCTATAGGTGTTGAAGTTGATAATCCTTGGATCGCTCTTATCGCTGGAGCAATCATTGGTGCCTTCAATGGATTTTGGAGTTTATTTCCGGGGTGGTTTAGAACAACAAGTGCAGTTGTCAGTTTAGGATTGATTCCCTTAATTGGGAGTATCATTGTGTTTGGTTTAGCTGCTTGGCTGGTTGAAGGATTTCGATTGCGATGGGGAATTGGCAGTGCAATTATTGGAGCAATTGCACTCAGTATCGTGAACTCTATTCTCTTGTTTATCTTGAGGCAAATTGGATTAGTTCCAGTCTATTAA
- a CDS encoding CAAX protease: protein MSTTAVNQLWEFLAGVFSFNADVFQQISILPNGFTLALLIVLISGLSQAIAESIILFINRVQPVRFIFSLLINAVLYTFGYLFLVFSSWLICLISSSINFPFNTLARVLGLSYAPLLFSFLGALPYLGVPILWLLSVWHLLAMVVGFGAVAQVSAGAAFWYVAFGWAMLQILQQTIGQPIANLGRWLTNKVAGVELVTHRQEVTELVGTGFRQTPSSTTAPDVQRLIASARPRVEEENLTPRVSDYTKSNTRVKASTVVNNTFNQQQLILFLRLLGMVVIAFVVAILLRPVREGLFGWYNRLPGMFRFAFDLVWIGIVGLIFAGLLAPLETLGWWAGWYNDEVNTTINTGTLAEPVADSRNISRYIIYLDGICQSSSEYLPDIEDFLDALVPALPNDIALIRGLMVYSVFNKPLVEDRPLGFLWRLADRLRFANPTNLLGYLVNLRNVLIVCVSADRRYGPLYNQGIAQVMYNALINNGYQPGSGVPITLIGYSGGGQMSAASARFLRRAAGAPIDVISLGGVISGNCNILKLEHLYHLVGEKDTVEQLGPILFPGRWKLFPLSYWNRGKRLGKISFISLGPVGHQVPGGMLDPKVYLPDGRSHLEQTVEYIIQILRGKLLVAEQHITRKPSNYGLYQQAAFNRPDYYPLNQTVDLNWYRPIGRWMGRLILPQKQERHTVRGCLFEVHHADAGYEDLVGQVVNLRWVDDQNVQNWVRAVTHDVHFSADADYTSKYEGLIHPVRLNHWRQVEPLESLAGSRPNDDMVVMLTDEIVVEAAANITLCIRTQPVQITGRYYGLIRFLQQIKGTDQFRVVHFNPSSRQFDGVEEIVYLPPPVADRHGCFASTSHQIEQSLLNETGWYIYGAKDASGYFVVQSLAPRALMRLQPDRVIFGRKPAYKYIRKQAWADVLTQKGKISSVLLSCQHQSIQDAIAEWQEGERALLLHTYGGIGGNKKEPAAASPIFFGHFAYGLAQVVREPLADELQFDIKYYQIYTHNTDGLIAGTLHWSRYMGDRQFGWAGVRPVCDILVKLDAFTGDFEFNGMKRSVLDIMLTQLQAMTARYRIGDGTGGTYVGPAYNCAQDSNKALFASLRSLQRAIQSNASLLENWLLHNPEQAKQYQQLLELEKALKRELQPLGTVRSDWEKNEYNLGSTLEDEPLQNLLTGLASWKTLLPRLASDTIVHVFLKHNASVWVLRTNQVGGNDPDIEPIAPMTL from the coding sequence ATGTCCACAACTGCTGTCAATCAACTTTGGGAATTCTTGGCAGGAGTATTCAGCTTTAATGCAGATGTCTTCCAGCAAATAAGCATCCTACCCAATGGATTTACCCTAGCGCTTTTGATTGTCCTTATCTCTGGTTTATCTCAGGCGATCGCCGAGAGCATCATTCTTTTTATCAATCGTGTTCAGCCTGTACGCTTCATTTTTAGCCTGTTAATAAACGCAGTTTTATATACGTTTGGGTATCTCTTTCTAGTATTTAGTTCTTGGCTGATTTGTCTGATATCTTCGTCCATCAATTTTCCCTTCAATACCTTAGCACGGGTGCTAGGGCTAAGTTATGCGCCCCTGCTGTTCAGCTTTTTGGGAGCACTGCCTTACCTGGGAGTTCCGATTTTATGGCTATTATCAGTTTGGCACTTACTGGCAATGGTTGTTGGCTTTGGAGCAGTTGCTCAAGTATCGGCAGGAGCTGCTTTTTGGTATGTTGCGTTTGGGTGGGCGATGCTGCAAATATTACAGCAAACTATTGGTCAACCGATCGCTAACTTGGGGCGTTGGTTAACAAATAAGGTGGCTGGAGTTGAGTTAGTAACCCATCGGCAGGAAGTGACAGAACTAGTTGGCACTGGCTTCAGGCAAACTCCTTCATCAACAACAGCTCCAGATGTTCAACGGTTAATCGCCTCAGCAAGACCAAGGGTAGAGGAGGAAAATTTAACACCGCGAGTTAGTGATTATACAAAAAGTAATACTAGGGTTAAAGCTTCTACTGTCGTTAATAATACATTCAATCAACAGCAGTTAATACTATTTCTCCGTCTACTGGGCATGGTAGTTATTGCCTTTGTGGTAGCAATTCTGCTCAGACCTGTCCGTGAAGGATTGTTTGGATGGTATAACCGACTGCCAGGAATGTTTCGATTTGCTTTTGATCTAGTGTGGATTGGCATTGTCGGACTCATCTTTGCAGGGCTTCTGGCTCCCCTAGAAACTTTAGGGTGGTGGGCAGGATGGTATAACGATGAAGTGAATACAACCATTAACACGGGAACCTTGGCAGAGCCTGTTGCAGACTCCCGAAACATTTCTCGCTATATCATTTATCTAGACGGCATTTGTCAATCTAGTTCTGAATATCTTCCCGACATTGAAGATTTTCTAGATGCCTTGGTTCCTGCTCTACCTAATGATATAGCACTTATTCGCGGGTTAATGGTCTACTCCGTCTTTAACAAACCTCTGGTTGAAGACCGTCCCCTTGGCTTTCTCTGGCGACTTGCTGATAGACTGCGCTTTGCTAACCCTACTAACTTGCTGGGTTACTTGGTTAATCTTCGCAACGTTTTAATCGTCTGCGTTTCTGCTGATCGGCGTTATGGTCCCCTCTACAACCAAGGCATAGCTCAGGTCATGTATAATGCACTGATTAACAACGGCTACCAGCCTGGTAGTGGCGTTCCCATCACTTTGATTGGCTATAGCGGTGGAGGGCAAATGTCTGCTGCATCTGCACGTTTCCTAAGACGAGCAGCTGGTGCTCCTATTGATGTAATTTCCTTAGGTGGAGTTATCAGTGGCAACTGTAATATTCTCAAGCTTGAACACCTTTATCATTTAGTAGGTGAAAAAGACACAGTCGAACAGTTGGGGCCAATTCTTTTTCCCGGACGCTGGAAACTTTTTCCGCTTTCCTACTGGAATCGAGGTAAACGACTAGGTAAAATTAGCTTTATTTCTCTTGGGCCTGTCGGTCATCAGGTTCCTGGTGGAATGTTAGATCCAAAAGTATATCTGCCTGATGGACGCAGTCATTTAGAACAGACTGTTGAATATATCATCCAAATTCTGCGGGGTAAACTCTTAGTTGCTGAACAACACATCACCAGAAAACCAAGTAATTACGGGCTTTACCAACAAGCTGCCTTTAATCGCCCCGATTACTATCCACTTAATCAAACCGTTGATCTCAATTGGTATCGTCCGATAGGACGCTGGATGGGTCGTTTAATTTTGCCACAGAAACAAGAACGACACACCGTTCGAGGATGTCTGTTTGAAGTCCATCATGCCGATGCGGGTTATGAAGATTTAGTCGGACAGGTTGTAAACTTGCGTTGGGTGGATGACCAAAATGTACAGAACTGGGTGCGGGCAGTGACACACGATGTTCACTTCAGCGCTGATGCAGATTACACCAGTAAATATGAGGGACTAATTCATCCGGTTCGCTTAAATCATTGGCGACAAGTTGAGCCGCTAGAATCTCTTGCAGGTTCACGCCCAAATGATGATATGGTCGTGATGCTAACCGATGAGATTGTTGTCGAAGCAGCAGCAAACATTACACTTTGCATCCGTACTCAACCAGTACAAATCACCGGGCGCTACTACGGTTTAATTCGGTTTTTACAGCAAATTAAAGGAACTGATCAGTTTCGAGTTGTCCATTTCAACCCTAGCTCTCGACAATTTGATGGAGTAGAGGAAATTGTCTACCTACCGCCACCAGTTGCCGATCGCCATGGTTGTTTTGCTTCCACCAGCCACCAAATAGAACAATCTCTACTGAATGAAACAGGTTGGTATATCTATGGAGCTAAAGATGCATCAGGATATTTTGTGGTGCAGTCCCTTGCTCCACGCGCCTTGATGCGACTCCAACCAGATCGAGTGATTTTTGGTCGCAAGCCAGCGTATAAATACATTCGCAAACAAGCTTGGGCTGATGTTCTGACTCAGAAAGGCAAAATCAGTTCAGTGTTGCTGAGTTGCCAACATCAATCGATTCAAGATGCGATCGCCGAGTGGCAGGAAGGTGAGCGAGCCTTGTTATTGCATACCTATGGCGGCATCGGCGGCAACAAGAAAGAACCTGCTGCTGCTAGCCCTATATTTTTTGGTCACTTTGCCTATGGATTAGCCCAAGTTGTGCGTGAACCACTCGCAGATGAACTCCAGTTTGATATAAAGTACTACCAGATTTATACCCATAACACAGATGGATTAATCGCGGGAACCTTGCATTGGTCACGTTATATGGGCGATCGTCAGTTTGGTTGGGCAGGTGTTCGTCCTGTGTGCGATATTCTGGTGAAGCTCGATGCGTTCACCGGAGACTTTGAGTTCAATGGTATGAAACGCTCTGTTCTAGACATCATGCTCACCCAACTTCAAGCCATGACGGCTCGTTATCGAATTGGTGATGGTACTGGTGGAACCTATGTTGGGCCAGCATACAACTGCGCCCAAGACTCCAACAAGGCATTGTTTGCCAGTCTTCGTAGCCTACAGCGAGCAATTCAATCAAATGCCTCTTTATTGGAAAACTGGTTATTGCATAACCCTGAGCAAGCCAAACAATATCAACAGTTATTGGAACTAGAGAAAGCTTTAAAACGTGAACTTCAGCCATTAGGCACAGTGCGTTCCGACTGGGAAAAAAATGAATACAATTTAGGCAGTACCTTAGAAGATGAACCTTTGCAAAACCTGCTAACTGGACTGGCAAGCTGGAAAACTCTCCTACCTCGCCTAGCAAGCGATACGATTGTCCACGTTTTTCTCAAACACAATGCTTCTGTGTGGGTACTCCGTACAAATCAAGTTGGTGGCAATGATCCTGACATTGAACCAATTGCACCGATGACACTCTAA
- a CDS encoding acyl-CoA synthetase: protein MKSITNRIVIVCALIAVPSAGIFSTSLQTQANSSQQLVQNRTTQQNQQKWNNNELTTITVKEAWQKSGKNYDSFVRMVQQLVALSVEKRGYQLRPSKEAGKEIGQMIRKQAENDPDQLLYAIVDSSVREYAKKYKL from the coding sequence ATGAAGTCAATTACTAATCGCATAGTGATAGTATGCGCTCTTATTGCTGTACCAAGTGCAGGAATCTTCTCAACAAGTTTGCAAACACAAGCAAATTCATCTCAGCAACTAGTCCAAAATCGGACTACTCAACAGAATCAGCAGAAGTGGAATAACAACGAACTCACCACCATAACGGTAAAAGAAGCCTGGCAAAAGAGCGGCAAGAACTACGACTCCTTTGTGCGTATGGTTCAGCAACTTGTAGCGTTATCAGTAGAAAAGCGAGGATATCAACTGCGCCCCTCCAAAGAAGCGGGTAAAGAAATTGGGCAGATGATCAGAAAACAGGCAGAAAACGACCCGGATCAGCTTCTTTACGCCATTGTGGACTCATCAGTTCGCGAGTATGCGAAAAAATACAAGCTGTAA
- a CDS encoding glycine zipper family protein, protein MKQWKRYATAIGVSLIALCMASTPSRADRKTTGALIGGAAGAIFGDGLGDALEGAAIGADTAAVTEGGKRGERARETAATGAAVGAGVGLLTDGLNGAIRGGIYGGAAGGIVGGSRGNK, encoded by the coding sequence GTGAAGCAGTGGAAACGATATGCAACCGCTATAGGAGTAAGTCTGATAGCTTTATGCATGGCTAGTACTCCCAGCCGAGCAGACAGAAAAACAACAGGGGCGCTGATCGGCGGTGCAGCAGGAGCCATTTTTGGTGATGGATTAGGTGATGCACTTGAAGGGGCTGCCATTGGAGCCGATACTGCTGCGGTAACTGAGGGAGGAAAACGTGGCGAACGAGCACGTGAAACTGCCGCAACAGGTGCAGCTGTAGGAGCTGGGGTTGGACTGCTCACGGACGGATTGAATGGAGCCATCAGAGGCGGAATCTATGGTGGTGCGGCTGGGGGAATTGTTGGTGGTAGCCGTGGCAATAAATGA
- a CDS encoding response regulator translates to MNIEQTHLSKGNILIVDDKLENLNLLVYLLSENGYGVLPALSGKMVFKSIQSNLPDLILLDIMMPEMDGYQVCQQLKATEQTKEIPVVFISDLNEVFDKAKAFSVGGVDYITKPFEPSELLARVENQLRLSRLSNQIREQNKQLLKEIEERKRVEEILHQHKELLQNVVLEERTRMAREIHDTLAQTFTGILVHSGAASRLMMHNSQTAQVHIVQVRDLARSGLVETRRSVEALRPQLLAQSDLCSALKHITKQMFSDLDQPAVCKIKGMAYPLPSDVESNLLRIAQEALTNAIKHANADTIQIDVMYKKALFVLRIKDNGQGFEINNMSFGQGFGILGMKERAKQIGAKLKIQSLPGRGTQVMVAVKRH, encoded by the coding sequence ATGAATATAGAGCAAACACATCTCAGTAAAGGGAATATCTTGATTGTTGATGATAAACTGGAAAATTTAAATCTTTTAGTTTATTTATTGTCTGAAAATGGATATGGAGTCTTACCTGCCTTAAGCGGGAAAATGGTGTTTAAATCTATTCAGTCAAATCTACCTGACTTAATTTTGCTAGACATCATGATGCCAGAAATGGATGGCTATCAAGTCTGTCAACAGCTAAAAGCCACTGAACAAACTAAAGAAATTCCAGTTGTTTTTATTAGCGACTTAAACGAAGTTTTCGATAAAGCAAAAGCCTTTTCTGTAGGTGGAGTAGATTATATTACTAAACCCTTTGAGCCGTCAGAGCTATTAGCTCGCGTTGAGAATCAATTACGTCTTAGTAGGCTTTCTAATCAGATACGAGAGCAAAATAAACAGCTTTTAAAGGAGATTGAAGAACGCAAGCGAGTAGAAGAGATACTACACCAGCACAAAGAACTCTTGCAAAATGTTGTTTTAGAAGAACGTACTCGTATGGCAAGGGAAATTCACGATACCCTAGCCCAAACCTTCACAGGTATTCTAGTACATTCAGGAGCAGCCTCCCGATTAATGATGCATAATTCACAAACAGCACAAGTGCATATTGTTCAAGTACGGGATTTAGCTCGTTCTGGACTTGTTGAAACTCGCCGTTCGGTGGAGGCACTACGCCCACAATTGCTAGCACAGAGCGATTTATGCAGCGCACTCAAACACATTACAAAGCAGATGTTTTCAGATCTCGATCAGCCTGCTGTTTGTAAAATCAAGGGTATGGCATATCCTCTGCCGTCAGATGTAGAAAGTAACTTGTTACGAATCGCCCAAGAAGCACTGACTAATGCTATTAAGCACGCTAACGCTGACACAATTCAGATTGATGTAATGTATAAAAAAGCATTGTTTGTCTTGCGCATTAAAGATAATGGTCAGGGATTTGAAATAAACAATATGTCTTTTGGGCAAGGCTTTGGCATTTTAGGAATGAAGGAGCGTGCCAAGCAAATTGGAGCAAAACTGAAAATTCAGAGTTTGCCCGGAAGGGGAACACAAGTAATGGTTGCGGTAAAACGACATTGA
- a CDS encoding response regulator transcription factor — protein MNQSNLIRILIADDHPVVRQGLMAIIESEQDMNIIGQAHNGREVLEAFRQLQPDVTLMDLRMPEIGGVEAIFAIKTEFENARIIILTSYDGDEDIYRGLQAGAKGYLLKDAEPDELLEAIRVVYNGQKYIPPTVGAKLLERMGAPQLSQRELQVLQLMANGKSNQEIGITLSIAEGTVKFHVNNILGKLGVSDRTQAVIVAFKRGIVSL, from the coding sequence ATGAATCAGTCAAATCTCATTCGCATCCTGATTGCGGACGATCATCCTGTTGTACGGCAAGGATTAATGGCAATTATTGAGTCTGAGCAGGACATGAACATTATCGGTCAAGCTCATAATGGACGTGAAGTGCTAGAAGCTTTTCGCCAACTTCAGCCTGATGTAACGCTAATGGATTTGCGGATGCCAGAAATTGGAGGAGTTGAAGCAATTTTTGCGATCAAAACAGAGTTTGAAAATGCGCGGATCATTATTCTTACCTCCTACGACGGTGATGAAGACATCTATCGTGGATTACAAGCTGGTGCAAAAGGCTATCTACTCAAAGATGCTGAACCAGATGAACTTTTGGAAGCAATCCGAGTTGTGTACAACGGTCAAAAGTATATTCCGCCTACAGTGGGAGCAAAGCTGCTAGAGCGGATGGGTGCGCCACAATTAAGTCAACGAGAGTTGCAAGTGCTCCAGCTAATGGCAAATGGCAAGAGCAATCAAGAAATTGGTATTACTTTGTCCATAGCAGAAGGTACAGTTAAATTTCATGTCAACAATATTTTGGGCAAGTTAGGAGTTAGCGATCGCACACAAGCAGTCATTGTGGCATTCAAGCGGGGAATAGTCAGTCTGTAG
- the ppk1 gene encoding polyphosphate kinase 1 → MTKTKDINKVINLSDSQYYLNRELSWLEFNRRVLHEALDVRTPLLERLKFSAIFSSNLDEFFMVRVALLKEQVNAQLSQRSPDGRTPQQQLEAIAQQLRPMVIEQHRHFQQVLCPELAANGIHILNYSDITTQERSYLKQIFQQKIFPVLTPLAVDPSHPFPLMANLSLNLAVVVQQPNTKEEKFARVKVPNILPRFISLPHKSPTDNNKPNHWSGVPIEQAIAHNLEALFPGMIIKEYHLFRLTRDADLEVAEQEADDLLLAIQQELRKRHFGGSVVRLEIQPSMPQSVRQMLMAEMELSEFDVYEIEGLLNLKDLMSLMALLLPELKDPPFSPVIPLRLRHFHQPSKIANLDDEEKSIFSVIEQKDLLVHHPYESFSASVEEFIAQAARDPDVLAIKMTLYRTSGDSEIVHSLIAAAESGKQVAVLVELKARFDEENNITWAQKLEKSGIHVIYGLVGLKTHTKTALVVRRQGENIRRYVHIGTGNYNSKTAKLYTDLGLLSCREELGADLTDLFNYLTGYSCQSSYRKLLVSPVNMRDRIIALIEREIEHCKNGHKGHIIAKMNSLVDPQIIATLYQASQAGVEIDLIVRGICCLRPQVPQVSENIKVISIVGRFLEHSRIFYFHNHGKNEVFIGSADWMPRNLDRRVEAVTPVEEPEIVQDLQNILHLLLEDNRHAWELQSDSSYIQRRPNKDEPERSAQALFMKMTQQ, encoded by the coding sequence ATGACAAAGACCAAAGATATTAACAAAGTAATCAATCTCAGTGACTCTCAATATTACTTGAATAGAGAACTGAGCTGGCTAGAATTTAATCGACGAGTATTGCACGAAGCACTAGATGTGCGCACACCATTACTAGAAAGACTAAAATTTAGTGCCATATTTAGTTCCAATCTAGATGAATTTTTTATGGTGAGGGTGGCACTGCTCAAAGAACAAGTTAATGCACAACTGAGTCAGCGCAGCCCAGATGGGCGTACACCACAACAACAACTAGAAGCGATCGCTCAACAACTCCGCCCGATGGTAATTGAACAGCATCGCCACTTTCAGCAAGTGCTATGCCCGGAGTTGGCAGCAAATGGCATCCACATTCTCAATTACAGCGATATCACCACTCAAGAACGTAGTTATCTCAAACAAATATTTCAACAAAAAATTTTTCCAGTTCTGACTCCCCTAGCAGTAGATCCGAGCCATCCATTTCCTCTCATGGCAAATCTGAGTCTGAATTTAGCAGTCGTAGTCCAACAGCCAAATACCAAAGAAGAAAAATTTGCCAGAGTCAAAGTACCTAATATTTTACCTCGATTTATATCCCTACCCCATAAATCACCAACAGACAACAACAAACCAAACCACTGGAGTGGCGTACCAATAGAACAGGCGATCGCTCATAACTTAGAAGCCTTATTTCCAGGGATGATCATCAAGGAATATCACCTGTTTCGACTCACCCGTGATGCAGATCTAGAAGTGGCAGAACAAGAAGCGGATGACTTACTCTTAGCAATTCAGCAAGAGTTGCGCAAACGCCACTTTGGCGGTTCAGTCGTGCGCTTAGAAATTCAACCATCAATGCCACAATCAGTGCGACAGATGCTAATGGCAGAAATGGAATTGAGCGAGTTTGATGTATATGAAATTGAAGGACTTTTGAATTTAAAAGATTTGATGTCATTAATGGCGCTGCTATTACCTGAGTTGAAAGATCCACCTTTCTCACCAGTTATACCACTCCGTCTGCGTCACTTTCATCAACCAAGCAAAATTGCCAATTTAGATGACGAAGAAAAAAGCATATTCTCAGTGATTGAGCAAAAAGATTTGCTGGTACATCATCCTTACGAATCCTTTAGCGCCTCTGTAGAAGAATTTATTGCTCAAGCCGCCCGCGATCCAGATGTACTGGCAATCAAAATGACACTATACCGCACTTCTGGCGATTCTGAAATTGTTCATTCTCTGATTGCCGCAGCCGAAAGTGGTAAGCAAGTAGCTGTACTTGTAGAGTTAAAAGCCCGTTTTGATGAAGAAAATAATATTACTTGGGCGCAGAAGCTCGAAAAATCTGGTATTCATGTGATCTATGGTTTGGTAGGACTAAAGACTCACACTAAGACTGCGCTAGTAGTGCGTAGACAAGGAGAGAATATTCGTCGTTATGTCCACATTGGTACTGGTAACTACAATTCTAAAACAGCAAAATTATACACAGACTTAGGGCTGTTGAGTTGTCGAGAAGAGTTAGGTGCAGATTTAACTGATTTATTCAATTATTTGACGGGCTATTCTTGTCAAAGTTCTTATCGCAAGCTGCTAGTTTCTCCTGTCAATATGCGCGATCGCATTATTGCCCTGATTGAAAGAGAAATCGAACACTGTAAAAATGGTCATAAGGGACATATTATTGCCAAGATGAATTCTTTGGTTGACCCTCAAATTATTGCTACTCTTTACCAAGCATCTCAAGCTGGGGTAGAAATTGACTTGATTGTGAGGGGTATCTGTTGTTTGCGTCCTCAGGTACCACAAGTTAGTGAAAATATTAAAGTAATTAGTATTGTTGGTCGTTTCTTAGAACATTCCCGGATTTTTTACTTCCACAATCATGGCAAAAATGAAGTGTTCATTGGTAGTGCCGATTGGATGCCTCGCAATTTAGATCGAAGAGTTGAAGCTGTTACTCCAGTTGAAGAGCCTGAGATTGTTCAAGATTTACAAAATATTTTACACCTCTTGCTTGAAGATAATCGCCATGCTTGGGAACTTCAATCTGATAGTTCCTATATCCAACGTCGTCCCAATAAAGATGAGCCTGAACGCTCTGCTCAGGCTTTGTTTATGAAAATGACACAGCAATAA
- a CDS encoding acetyltransferase has product MLLQIKDSGELVKIVNVQELIDPTVESIQAQEQRGQEEQSPESYQKESLVFPSGENLPRCWVDANYRNAKAS; this is encoded by the coding sequence ATGTTACTGCAAATCAAAGACAGTGGCGAATTAGTGAAAATTGTCAATGTTCAGGAATTAATTGATCCCACTGTAGAAAGTATTCAAGCCCAAGAACAAAGAGGGCAAGAAGAACAATCTCCAGAATCTTATCAAAAAGAAAGCCTTGTTTTTCCTTCTGGTGAAAATCTACCCCGTTGTTGGGTAGATGCAAACTACAGAAACGCGAAAGCCTCTTAG
- a CDS encoding DUF3181 family protein: MAKTNTSELLENLAAEIGENIYIDIAKWHLYLSDAKMHTVVAEQMYALITGSKPIDEEDVIQVLESIPVKLGGGRKELPLIDLLPLQCQVNLVDILEKYQREI, from the coding sequence ATGGCCAAAACTAACACCTCAGAACTACTGGAAAACTTAGCAGCCGAAATAGGCGAAAACATTTATATAGACATTGCCAAATGGCATCTTTATTTATCGGATGCCAAGATGCATACAGTTGTTGCAGAACAAATGTACGCCTTAATTACTGGTAGTAAGCCAATAGATGAAGAAGATGTTATCCAAGTACTAGAATCTATTCCAGTCAAGCTAGGCGGTGGTAGGAAAGAACTTCCTCTGATTGATTTATTACCTCTGCAATGTCAGGTTAATTTAGTAGACATATTAGAGAAGTATCAGCGCGAAATATAA
- a CDS encoding 2TM domain-containing protein, which yields MPPRWPRQPDRNDPAYRKLDDRMNFAVHVAIFAASNSGLWFFHNFLKATWEWLPWLTTVWLVILLAHLIYIAAIANYSQTPPKST from the coding sequence ATGCCTCCTCGTTGGCCCCGTCAACCCGATCGCAATGATCCCGCTTACCGTAAACTAGATGACCGAATGAATTTTGCTGTCCATGTGGCAATATTTGCGGCATCGAACTCTGGCTTATGGTTTTTTCATAACTTCCTCAAAGCCACTTGGGAGTGGCTACCTTGGCTGACAACAGTCTGGTTGGTAATACTGTTGGCACATCTAATTTACATTGCTGCGATCGCTAACTACTCACAGACACCACCGAAATCCACCTGA
- a CDS encoding TIGR04222 domain-containing membrane protein, whose protein sequence is MVSNSLMLTFNYLNLYIFILLAAAANIIAYILRTHLRKTHNSSEHEFPSLSAYEIAYLAGGQQRAIDTAIVGLVQHGYLQAYPETRALKLKATLPKDCFALETEISHLVRFNGSISQITTSVTHATFPIYKRLINLGLLISIEQAKSLQFLSVLPIFVLIIVGMGMIILDLYQGRPVSLLVLLCMIAITIGFSFLSIPIHRSLEGDRILKNLRTTNSFTNTEDDSQLMAFALFGAGVLANSPLNDLRQVLVSRFSFDNRPYLLQCLSYAAALF, encoded by the coding sequence ATGGTTTCTAACTCACTGATGTTAACATTTAATTATTTAAATTTATATATTTTTATTTTGTTAGCCGCTGCTGCAAATATAATTGCTTACATTTTGCGTACTCATCTGCGAAAAACTCATAATAGTTCCGAGCATGAATTCCCTTCTCTTAGTGCCTACGAAATTGCTTATCTAGCCGGTGGTCAACAGCGAGCAATAGATACTGCAATCGTAGGCTTAGTACAGCATGGGTATTTACAAGCGTATCCAGAAACACGAGCCTTAAAACTGAAAGCTACTTTACCTAAAGATTGCTTTGCCCTAGAAACAGAGATATCACATCTGGTTAGATTCAATGGTAGCATCAGTCAAATTACAACATCCGTTACCCATGCTACATTTCCAATCTATAAACGCTTGATTAACCTTGGTCTATTGATATCTATAGAGCAAGCAAAAAGCTTACAGTTTTTGTCTGTGCTACCAATATTTGTCCTGATAATTGTGGGCATGGGTATGATTATTTTAGATCTTTATCAAGGAAGACCAGTTAGTTTGTTGGTGTTGCTGTGTATGATTGCTATTACCATTGGTTTTAGCTTTCTATCTATACCCATACATCGAAGTTTAGAAGGCGATCGCATTCTCAAAAACCTTCGTACTACTAACTCTTTTACCAACACAGAAGATGATTCTCAATTGATGGCATTTGCCCTTTTTGGTGCAGGAGTTTTAGCCAATAGTCCTCTAAATGATTTGCGACAAGTATTAGTGTCTCGTTTTAGTTTTGATAACAGACCATATTTGCTGCAATGTTTGAGTTATGCTGCTGCTTTATTTTGA